In Pyrus communis chromosome 8, drPyrComm1.1, whole genome shotgun sequence, one genomic interval encodes:
- the LOC137741949 gene encoding ETHYLENE INSENSITIVE 3-like 3 protein has product MGDVGEIGPDISSDIEEDLRCDNIAEKDVSDEEIEAEDLERRMWKDRIKLKRLKERQKLEAQQAAEKQKPKQTTDQARRKKMSRAQDGILKYMLKLMEVCKARGFVYGIIPEKGKPVSGASDNIRAWWKEKVKFDKNGPAAIAKHEAECLAMSDADNNRNGNSQSILQDLQDATLGSLLSSLMQHCDPPQRKYPLEKGAPPPWWPTGNEDWWVKLGLVHGQIPPYKKPHDLKKMWKVGVLTAVIKHMSPDIAKIRRHVRQSKCLQDKMTAKESAIWLGVLSREESLIRQPSSDNGTSGITEMPQSGHGEKQGAASSNSDYDVDGTDDGVGSVSSSKDDRRNQVMDVDPSSNLHNNARNNVQDKEQGEKKPRRKRARVRASPVERRPAPSHNEHLHVPPRGALPDINHTDVQMIGLQVHENQQENGAITTLRPLENDLDVQEQLPAPEFNYYPGVPSGNVITTQGMHVGGTPLLYHGVRDADMHHEDTFNQHHGDTFNLYNPSTQYPPSHDRQPPQIVMNEPQIIPADGVHVPVHRNGSEIAGGDFPNFVQDTFQSEQDRTVNANFGSPIDSLSLDYGLFKSPFNFGIDGTGSLDDLELEEMMEYFAA; this is encoded by the exons ATGGGTGACGTTGGAGAGATTGGACCTGATATTAG TTCGGATATAGAAGAAGACTTGAGGTGCGATAATATTGCGGAGAAAGATGTCAGTGACGAAGAGATTGAAGCGGAAGATTTGGAGAGGCGAATGTGGAAGGATCGAATTAAGCTCAAAAGGCTTAAAGAAAGACAGAAACTTGAAGCTCAACAAGCTGCTGAAAAGCAGAAGCCAAAGCAGACCACTGATCAGGCTAGGAGAAAGAAAATGTCAAGAGCACAAGATGGGATTCTTAAGTATATGTTGAAGCTGATGGAAGTGTGCAAAGCTCGTGGTTTTGTGTATGGTATCATTCCTGAGAAGGGCAAGCCAGTGAGCGGTGCTTCAGATAACATCAGGGCTTGGTGGAAAGAAAAGGTGAAGTTCGATAAGAATGGTCCTGCAGCCATAGCCAAGCATGAAGCGGAGTGTCTTGCCATGAGTGATGCAGATAATAATCGAAATGGGAATTCTCAAAGCATCCTCCAAGATCTACAAGATGCAACTCTTGGTTCTCTATTGTCTTCTTTGATGCAACACTGTGACCCCCCTCAAAGGAAGTATCCATTAGAAAAGGGAGCTCCACCACCTTGGTGGCCGACAGGAAATGAAGATTGGTGGGTGAAACTAGGGTTAGTCCATGGTCAGATTCCTCCTTATAAGAAGCCACACGACCTAAAGAAGATGTGGAAAGTTGGAGTGTTAACAGCTGTGATAAAGCATATGTCACCTGATATTGCAAAGATAAGGAGGCATGTTCGCCAGTCAAAATGCTTACAGGATAAGATGACAGCAAAGGAAAGTGCAATTTGGTTAGGGGTTTTAAGCCGAGAAGAATCCCTCATTCGGCAGCCTAGTAGTGATAATGGGACATCTGGCATTACTGAGATGCCACAAAGTGGCCATGGCGAAAAGCAAGGTGCTGCTAGCAGTAACAGTGACTATGATGTTGATGGTACTGATGATGGGGTAGGCTCTGTTTCTTCATCCAAAGATGATAGGAGGAATCAGGTGATGGATGTGGATCCATCAAGCAATCTACACAATAATGCTCGTAATAATGTCCAAGATAAAGAGCAAGGTGAAAAGAAACCGAGGAGAAAAAGGGCACGTGTCAGAGCAAGCCCTGTTGAACGACGTCCTGCACCATCTCACAATGAGCATCTACATGTTCCACCAAGAGGTGCATTGCCTGATATAAACCACACTGATGTACAGATGATTGGACTTCAGGTTCATGAAAATCAACAGGAAAATGGTGCCATTACAACTTTACGGCCTCTGGAGAATGATCTTGATGTCCAAGAACAATTACCAGCGCCAGAGTTTAACTACTACCCTGGTGTACCTTCTGGCAATGTAATTACGACACAGGGCATGCATGTTGGTGGAACACCCTTGCTTTATCATGGGGTGCGAGATGCTGACATGCATCACGAAGATACATTTAACCAGCATCATGGAGATACATTTAACCTCTATAATCCATCAACACAATATCCCCCAAGTCATGACCGGCAGCCGCCTCAGATTGTAATGAATGAACCGCAGATTATACCAGCAGATGGAGTCCATGTACCAGTACATAGAAATGGAAGTGAAATTGCTGGAGGAGATTTTCCAAATTTTGTTCAGGACACATTTCAGAGTGAGCAAGACAGAACTGTCAATGCTAACTTTGGGTCTCCAATTGATAGCCTGTCGTTGGATTATGGATTGTTCAAAAGCCCATTCAACTTTGGAATTGACGGCACCGGTTCATTAGATGACCTTGAACTCGAAGAAATGATGGAGTACTTTGCGGCATAG